The window CGTCTTGTAGAAGAAGCGTCAAGAAATCATTGTCGGCGTGTTCAGTTGTGCCTAAAGTGAGCTCTGGCTGTGGACATGCTGGATAGTAATGACACAGAACAGCTAATCCCCTGTCGCATTCGATATCGCTTAGATAATTCGTGTTCAAGCCAAGAGCCTCCGAAAGCATCCCAAATAGTACTCGCcccaatttcttcatttcttttgaataCTCGAACAGGATATCTCTACAACAAACACCAGCTAAttaacaaaagagaagaaaaaaaaagagcctGTTTTTTTAATCTGATCGAAAACCAGAATTTTACCGGCAAACTTCAGGCAAGTCTTGTGGGTTTGGAACATTAGGGGCCATGAAACAGAGGAATGTGTCTCTCCAATTAGCGGCTGGTGCAGTAAACAGATCGAAATTACTGTTGTAAACAATGGATTTTGTGTTGTGGCGGGTGTAGAATAGCTTCTTCAGTTCGGTATCTTGTTCGTAAAATCTTAgtgttctatttttaatttcatccaGAACACTCAGCGGAACTCCATGGTTGACCAATTGAAAGAAACCCCATTTCTCAGAGGCTTCTCTGACTGTATTGACGACATGTCTTCGTTTGGATGAATCTGCGTCAATGCCTTCGAGGTCTATTACTGGAATGCTCAGTTCGGTGTCCCCGGCAACAGGGTAGTCGCTGGAATCAGGCGGTCGGTAAAATATTCGCGGTATTTGGGTAATGCCGTTGTCGACAAGGCCTTTCACTCCGGCTTTGGTGTCGTCGAAGAGTTTCAGTTCAGCAGATCTGTCGAAATATTCGTCCCCGTTGGCTGCCGGAGTTAAGTCAATTCGGTGGACTCCATTGGTGCCTTGGTGCAACATTGTAATTTGCAACTAATCTAATCTTCTCTGATTAGATTTTCGTTTGAGAATCTCAATTTCAGTTTCAAGTTTCTAGACTCCCATTGATATAAAGATTTAGTTAAATCTAACGCGACTAACACTcgaaatattttaacaaattcttttattttattttgttagcTCATGGTTTCATGTCCCCTCCTACATCGTACCTCTTGGGTGCATTACAACGACAAATTACATATTtgcatctttttttattattcacaAATACAAATGCATGTCATCAATTATGAATGCCAATAAATGCGCATTTAC of the Cucumis sativus cultivar 9930 chromosome 3, Cucumber_9930_V3, whole genome shotgun sequence genome contains:
- the LOC101213970 gene encoding 1-aminocyclopropane-1-carboxylate oxidase homolog 1, with protein sequence MLHQGTNGVHRIDLTPAANGDEYFDRSAELKLFDDTKAGVKGLVDNGITQIPRIFYRPPDSSDYPVAGDTELSIPVIDLEGIDADSSKRRHVVNTVREASEKWGFFQLVNHGVPLSVLDEIKNRTLRFYEQDTELKKLFYTRHNTKSIVYNSNFDLFTAPAANWRDTFLCFMAPNVPNPQDLPEVCRDILFEYSKEMKKLGRVLFGMLSEALGLNTNYLSDIECDRGLAVLCHYYPACPQPELTLGTTEHADNDFLTLLLQDDQIGGLQVLHEKKWVDIPPIPGALVINIGDLLQLISNDRFKSVEHRVVANREGPRVSVASFFGIGVYPTSQVYGPIKELLSEKNRAKYRETTLKDFYFYHNMRGLNGISALQHFRLGPEDERNG